A genomic segment from Sulfuritalea hydrogenivorans sk43H encodes:
- a CDS encoding DUF4118 domain-containing protein, which translates to MNEAAPSRGIGDYIRAALACVATTLLTLPLAGVVDAANIVMIFLLAVVMVAVWLGSGPAILAAFGGVALFDFFFVEPRFSMAVADAQYLITFAVMLVVALVIGQLAARLREKALLATRREDEMRALYDMAKLLSGAITVEQVADIVRDFLASRLEIEAVLYLPRGDDALVAMPARQGGDRHQAHVSAVYEQGQPMHLAAEESGYAPALALPLVSSVQTRGVLLVYSDHAERFSATERRPLLDAVASLAAIAVERLHYVEVVQEVTLGMESERLRTALLSTVSHDLRTPLTVLVGLADALTLARPSLPAPALESAVAIRDQALRLSGLVHNLLDMARLHTGKIVLNREWQPLEEVVGSSLKAMAGVLAGREVRVELAPDLPPLEFDAVLLERVFCNLLENAAKYAPQGTILITAHVAGELVEIAVVDAGPGLPPDGEDSVFDLFERGRHSGAGGGLGLAICRTIVEVHGGRIRAERRVEGGTRIVFTLPLGTPPVLEEEAGE; encoded by the coding sequence ATGAACGAAGCGGCACCCTCACGCGGTATCGGCGATTACATCCGGGCGGCACTGGCCTGCGTGGCAACAACTTTGCTGACTTTGCCATTGGCGGGAGTGGTCGATGCCGCCAATATCGTCATGATCTTTCTCCTGGCCGTGGTGATGGTGGCGGTATGGCTGGGCAGCGGCCCGGCGATCCTGGCGGCCTTCGGCGGCGTCGCCTTGTTCGATTTCTTTTTCGTCGAGCCGCGGTTTTCCATGGCGGTGGCCGACGCCCAATACCTGATCACGTTTGCCGTGATGCTGGTCGTGGCGCTGGTGATTGGCCAGTTGGCCGCCCGCCTGCGCGAAAAGGCCCTGCTGGCGACGCGGCGCGAGGATGAAATGCGCGCGCTGTACGACATGGCGAAATTGCTTTCCGGTGCCATCACAGTAGAGCAGGTGGCGGACATCGTGCGGGACTTTCTCGCCTCGCGGCTGGAAATCGAGGCGGTACTCTATCTGCCGCGCGGTGATGACGCTCTGGTCGCGATGCCGGCGCGGCAGGGTGGCGACCGGCACCAGGCCCATGTGAGTGCGGTCTATGAGCAGGGACAGCCCATGCACCTCGCGGCGGAAGAAAGCGGCTATGCCCCGGCACTGGCGTTGCCGCTGGTCTCGTCGGTGCAGACGCGAGGCGTGCTGCTGGTTTACTCCGACCATGCCGAGCGCTTCTCCGCCACCGAGCGGCGCCCGCTGCTCGACGCCGTGGCATCACTGGCGGCGATCGCCGTCGAGCGCCTGCATTACGTAGAAGTGGTTCAGGAAGTCACGCTGGGCATGGAATCGGAACGACTCCGTACCGCGCTGCTTTCCACCGTGTCGCATGACCTGCGTACCCCGCTGACAGTGCTGGTGGGGCTGGCCGATGCGCTGACGCTGGCCAGGCCGTCGCTGCCTGCGCCGGCGCTGGAATCCGCGGTGGCGATCCGCGATCAGGCGCTCCGCTTGTCGGGACTGGTGCACAACCTGCTGGACATGGCCCGCCTGCATACCGGCAAGATCGTGCTGAACCGGGAATGGCAACCGCTGGAGGAAGTGGTCGGCAGCAGTCTCAAGGCGATGGCGGGCGTGCTGGCGGGGCGTGAGGTGCGCGTCGAACTGGCGCCGGACTTGCCGCCGTTGGAATTCGACGCCGTGCTGCTGGAGCGGGTGTTCTGCAACTTGCTGGAAAACGCGGCGAAATACGCGCCACAGGGAACGATTCTCATCACCGCGCACGTTGCGGGTGAACTGGTCGAGATCGCCGTGGTCGACGCCGGACCGGGCTTGCCACCGGACGGCGAGGACAGCGTGTTCGACCTGTTCGAGCGCGGACGCCACTCGGGAGCCGGCGGCGGCCTTGGCCTGGCGATCTGCCGGACCATCGTCGAGGTGCATGGCGGTCGCATCCGGGCGGAGCGGAGGGTGGAGGGCGGAACCCGGATTGTTTTCACGCTGCCGCTCGGCACGCCGCCGGTGCTGGAGGAGGAAGCCGGTGAATGA
- a CDS encoding response regulator, whose translation MNDDRPLILVVEDEPQIRRFVRAALEDEGRVVEAGSAAEALEAFSGKGPALAVIDLGLPDRDGVELIRDLRTWTMLPLLVLSARSAEAEKVAALDAGADDYLTKPFGVEEMRARVRALLRRQKVGAGDTVIEFGNIRVDRAHRTVTRDGAAIHLTPIEYRLLGVLLTNAGRVLTHRQLLKDVWGPGHAERGHYLRIYVGHLRQKLEADPARPRYLLTETGVGYRFQLQDSIS comes from the coding sequence GTGAATGACGATCGCCCGCTGATCCTGGTGGTCGAGGACGAGCCGCAGATCAGGCGCTTCGTCCGCGCCGCGCTGGAGGACGAGGGCCGCGTGGTCGAAGCCGGTTCGGCAGCCGAGGCGTTGGAGGCTTTCAGCGGCAAGGGGCCTGCGCTGGCGGTCATCGACCTCGGCCTGCCGGACCGCGATGGCGTCGAATTGATCCGCGATTTGCGCACGTGGACGATGCTGCCACTGCTGGTGCTGTCGGCCCGCTCGGCCGAGGCCGAGAAGGTGGCGGCGCTCGACGCCGGCGCCGACGATTACCTGACCAAGCCCTTCGGCGTCGAGGAAATGCGGGCACGGGTGCGCGCCCTGCTGCGAAGGCAGAAAGTCGGCGCTGGCGATACGGTGATCGAATTCGGGAATATCCGCGTAGACCGCGCCCACCGCACGGTCACCCGTGATGGCGCTGCGATCCACCTGACGCCCATCGAGTACCGCCTGCTCGGCGTGCTATTGACCAATGCGGGCCGCGTCCTGACACACCGCCAGTTGCTGAAGGACGTGTGGGGGCCGGGCCATGCCGAGCGTGGCCACTACCTGCGCATCTACGTCGGCCATCTGCGCCAGAAGCTCGAAGCCGATCCGGCACGACCGCGATACCTGCTGACCGAAACCGGGGTCGGCTACCGTTTTCAACTTCAGGATTCAATCTCATGA
- a CDS encoding potassium transporter Kup produces the protein MSHETDKDSTAVLALAALGVVYGDIGTSPLYALKEVFGNAHHPVPITAANVLGILSLVFWSLIVVVSFKYVTLILRADNKGEGGIMALMARVLADEGLSGRTRQAVILLGLFGAALFYGDGLITPAISVLSAVEGLEVATPMFAHYVVPITLGILLGLFWIQSHGTGKVGVAFGPITCVWFAALAVMGLMQIVQHPGILAALLPQHALAFVAADPALGFLAMGSVFLALTGAEALYADMGHFGRRPIRLAWFGLVLPALLLNYFGQGALLLADPATIKNPFYLMAPDWFLLPLVGLATAATVIASQAVITGVYSITQQAIQLGYAPRMELRHTSGSQMGQIYMPGVNWLMLLGVIALVLAFKSSTNLAAAYGIAVTGTMIITTLFAYLVARRQWGWRRRLAIPVFGGLLALDVVFLAANSTKILEGGWFPLVFGGAVYLVLTTWKAGRKLLQQKLDTQALLLRDFIVGIETPDTITVPGTAVFMTPYPDHVPHALLHNLKHNKVLHQQIALVTVTIESVPRVPEAQRVVVERLNHRFYRVGIHFGFMDIPDVPAALEWCAEQGLSFDPMTTSYFLGRETVMPRVGSEMPYWREALFATLYRNARTAADFFGLPPNQVVELGTRVAL, from the coding sequence ATGAGCCACGAAACAGACAAGGACAGCACCGCCGTCCTCGCCCTCGCCGCCCTCGGCGTCGTCTATGGCGACATCGGCACCAGCCCGCTCTATGCGCTCAAGGAGGTCTTCGGCAACGCCCACCACCCGGTGCCGATCACGGCGGCGAACGTGCTGGGCATTCTTTCGCTGGTGTTCTGGTCGCTGATCGTCGTCGTCTCCTTCAAGTACGTAACGCTGATCCTGCGCGCCGACAACAAGGGCGAGGGCGGCATCATGGCGCTGATGGCGCGGGTGCTGGCCGACGAGGGGCTCTCCGGCCGCACGCGGCAGGCGGTGATCCTGCTCGGGCTGTTCGGCGCGGCGCTGTTCTACGGCGACGGGCTGATCACGCCGGCCATCTCGGTACTCTCGGCGGTGGAGGGGCTGGAGGTGGCGACGCCGATGTTCGCGCACTACGTCGTGCCGATCACCCTGGGCATTCTGTTGGGCCTGTTCTGGATCCAGAGTCATGGCACCGGCAAGGTCGGCGTTGCCTTCGGGCCGATCACCTGCGTCTGGTTTGCGGCGCTGGCGGTCATGGGCCTGATGCAGATCGTGCAGCATCCCGGCATCCTCGCTGCGCTGCTGCCCCAGCACGCGCTGGCCTTCGTCGCTGCCGATCCGGCTCTGGGTTTCCTCGCCATGGGCAGTGTCTTCCTCGCCCTGACCGGGGCCGAGGCGCTGTATGCGGACATGGGCCACTTCGGCCGGCGGCCGATTCGCCTGGCCTGGTTCGGCCTGGTGCTGCCGGCGCTGCTGCTCAACTACTTCGGCCAGGGCGCCTTGCTGCTGGCCGATCCGGCGACCATCAAAAATCCTTTCTACCTCATGGCGCCCGACTGGTTCCTGCTGCCGCTGGTGGGCCTGGCCACGGCGGCCACGGTGATCGCCTCGCAGGCGGTAATCACCGGCGTGTATTCGATCACGCAGCAGGCGATCCAGCTCGGCTATGCGCCGCGCATGGAGCTGCGCCACACCTCCGGCAGCCAGATGGGGCAGATCTACATGCCCGGCGTGAACTGGCTGATGCTGCTGGGAGTGATCGCGCTGGTGCTCGCCTTCAAGTCATCCACCAACCTGGCGGCGGCCTACGGCATCGCGGTGACCGGCACCATGATCATCACCACGCTGTTCGCCTACCTTGTGGCGCGCCGCCAGTGGGGCTGGCGGCGGCGGCTGGCGATTCCGGTGTTCGGCGGGCTGCTGGCGCTCGACGTGGTCTTTCTCGCCGCCAATTCGACCAAGATTCTCGAAGGCGGCTGGTTCCCGCTGGTCTTCGGCGGCGCCGTGTATCTGGTGCTGACCACATGGAAGGCGGGGCGCAAGCTGCTGCAGCAGAAACTCGATACGCAGGCCCTTCTTCTCAGGGACTTCATTGTCGGCATCGAGACGCCGGACACCATCACCGTGCCCGGCACCGCGGTATTCATGACGCCCTATCCGGACCATGTGCCGCATGCGCTGCTGCACAACCTGAAGCACAACAAGGTATTGCACCAGCAGATCGCACTGGTGACCGTGACGATCGAGTCCGTGCCCCGCGTACCGGAGGCGCAACGGGTTGTTGTCGAGCGATTGAACCATCGCTTCTATCGCGTCGGCATTCACTTCGGCTTCATGGACATACCCGACGTGCCGGCGGCGCTGGAGTGGTGCGCCGAGCAGGGGCTGAGCTTCGATCCGATGACGACTTCCTATTTCCTCGGTCGCGAAACGGTGATGCCCCGCGTCGGGTCCGAGATGCCCTACTGGCGCGAAGCCCTGTTCGCCACGCTGTACCGCAATGCGCGCACCGCGGCGGATTTCTTCGGCTTGCCGCCGAATCAGGTGGTCGAGCTGGGGACGCGGGTCGCGCTGTAG
- a CDS encoding cupin domain-containing protein, whose amino-acid sequence MNSFKSVGFGIARSSLILAVSMFSTVSFAQVTAPGFVSKPMQVSPITGVEDKEAAFINVSMEPGASSPRHTHPGDCYGAVLEGTVELFVEGKESKRFDAGQAWHNPRGPVHYFKNVGNTPARLVNTLIVDKGKPRTVVEK is encoded by the coding sequence ATGAACAGCTTCAAGTCTGTGGGTTTTGGAATTGCGCGCTCGTCGCTCATTTTGGCCGTTTCAATGTTCTCAACCGTTTCCTTCGCGCAGGTGACCGCGCCAGGTTTTGTGTCGAAGCCCATGCAGGTGAGTCCGATCACCGGGGTTGAGGACAAAGAGGCGGCATTCATCAATGTATCGATGGAACCCGGGGCATCATCGCCGCGCCACACGCACCCAGGCGATTGCTATGGTGCAGTGCTTGAGGGTACGGTCGAACTGTTTGTTGAAGGGAAAGAGAGTAAGCGTTTCGACGCAGGGCAGGCCTGGCACAACCCGAGGGGTCCGGTTCACTATTTCAAGAACGTCGGGAATACGCCGGCTCGGTTGGTCAACACGCTCATCGTCGACAAGGGGAAACCGAGAACAGTGGTAGAGAAGTAG
- a CDS encoding cation:proton antiporter, translating into MHGVFSEFALLLLMSATAGAFFLWLRQPVLIAYIVIGIVAGPAVLGVVTAHDQIDLLAQVGVAVLLFVVGLKLDLQHIRHIGPVALATGLGQLAFTIVIGFLIILAMGKGWMEALYVAVALTFSSTIIIVKLLSDKREIDSLHGRIAVGFLIVQDLAVVIAMMVMSALRGGGDEASLLALAGSLSLRLGVAAVGMYLLMRYVMPRVVDRMAQSQELLLIFAIAWGTGLATLGEWAGFSKEAGAFLAGFSLASTHYRDAINARLTGIRDFLLLFFFIDLGAKLDFSTLGGEVGPAVALSLFVLIGNPLIVMAIMGYMGYRKRTGFLCGLTVAQISEFSIIFVAMGISLGHVDNGALGLTTLVGLITIALSTYLILYSHPLYEKLAPWLGVFERKRPYRELAVAKERHDLREADVIVFGLGRYGSRLALGLKEAELKVLGVEFDPEVARSMRRQGLPVRYGDGIASEFLESLPLKDTRWVVSTLPDLASNRDLLRGLRELHFTGEVAVVAREEFDGTPLKALGTPTILYPMRNAVDYAVDALTAIIRNKETPS; encoded by the coding sequence ATGCACGGGGTTTTCTCGGAATTCGCGCTGTTGTTGCTGATGTCGGCTACGGCGGGAGCGTTTTTCCTGTGGCTGCGCCAACCGGTGCTGATCGCCTACATCGTCATCGGCATCGTCGCCGGGCCGGCGGTACTGGGCGTCGTCACGGCCCACGACCAGATCGACCTGCTTGCTCAAGTTGGCGTTGCGGTGCTGCTCTTCGTCGTCGGCCTCAAGCTCGACTTGCAGCACATCCGCCACATCGGTCCCGTCGCACTGGCTACCGGCCTGGGGCAACTGGCCTTCACCATCGTCATTGGCTTTCTCATCATCCTGGCCATGGGCAAGGGCTGGATGGAGGCGCTTTACGTCGCCGTCGCTCTAACCTTTTCCAGCACCATCATCATCGTCAAGCTGCTTTCGGACAAACGCGAGATCGATTCCCTGCACGGGCGTATTGCCGTCGGCTTCCTGATCGTCCAGGATCTGGCCGTCGTGATTGCCATGATGGTGATGAGCGCTCTACGTGGTGGTGGCGACGAGGCATCTCTGCTGGCATTGGCGGGCTCGCTTTCCTTACGGCTGGGCGTCGCCGCCGTCGGCATGTATCTGCTCATGCGATACGTGATGCCCAGGGTCGTCGATCGCATGGCCCAATCGCAGGAACTGCTGCTGATCTTCGCCATCGCATGGGGTACCGGGTTGGCCACACTAGGCGAATGGGCAGGCTTCTCAAAGGAAGCGGGCGCCTTCCTCGCCGGCTTCTCGCTGGCCTCAACGCATTATCGGGATGCGATCAATGCCCGGTTGACCGGCATCCGCGACTTCCTGCTGCTGTTCTTCTTCATCGACCTCGGCGCCAAGCTCGACTTCTCCACCCTCGGCGGAGAGGTCGGGCCGGCCGTGGCGCTGTCGCTCTTCGTTCTGATCGGCAACCCGCTGATCGTCATGGCCATCATGGGCTATATGGGCTATCGCAAGCGCACCGGCTTTCTGTGCGGCCTGACGGTAGCCCAGATCAGCGAGTTTTCGATCATCTTCGTTGCTATGGGCATTTCGCTCGGCCATGTGGATAACGGCGCACTGGGGCTGACTACGCTGGTCGGGCTGATAACGATTGCGTTATCGACCTATTTGATCCTCTACTCGCACCCGCTTTACGAAAAGCTAGCGCCCTGGCTGGGCGTCTTTGAGCGCAAGCGTCCCTACCGCGAATTGGCGGTGGCGAAGGAGCGTCACGATCTACGCGAGGCCGACGTCATCGTCTTCGGCCTCGGGCGTTACGGCAGCCGGCTGGCGCTTGGCCTGAAAGAGGCGGAACTCAAGGTGCTCGGTGTCGAATTCGATCCGGAGGTTGCGCGCAGCATGCGGCGACAGGGTCTGCCGGTACGCTACGGTGATGGCATCGCCAGCGAATTCCTCGAAAGCCTCCCGCTCAAGGACACGCGCTGGGTGGTCAGCACCCTGCCGGACCTGGCCTCGAACCGGGATCTGCTGCGCGGTCTACGGGAACTGCATTTCACCGGCGAAGTGGCGGTAGTCGCCCGCGAGGAGTTCGACGGTACTCCATTGAAGGCGCTAGGCACCCCGACCATCCTGTATCCGATGCGCAACGCCGTCGATTACGCGGTCGACGCCCTGACTGCGATCATCAGGAACAAGGAGACGCCGTCATGA
- a CDS encoding cation:proton antiporter domain-containing protein, whose product MVMVTFQRLHIPSSLGYLLVGLILGPHTVGPTVHVAEFKVLAEFGVVFLLFSIGLNYSLPQLHAMRHQILGLGTAQVALTTAAVGTLLWLAGLSPAVAFVIGAVFAQSSSTIIGRQLAEQGEDATPHGRLGLAISVFQDVTAVPFLILIPVLGAATGMNALAGELGWAMAKAVLAFTLVFYAARWALRPLFHLVAERRSSELFTLTVLLVVLAAAWTTNSLGLSLAFGAFLAGMMLGETEFRHQVESSIRPFRDVLLGLFFVGIGMLIDPSTLPRIWHWALLGALLLLSSKIVVVALIVGRSGMDALEAWRTALLLAVGGEFGFALLAIALESSVIDPEVGQIVLTAVLFSMVAGVLLIRYNQAIASRLTKPVASAPPLADQLSGLPAPKVLIGGYGRVGHTIAVLLKSSGVDFVAFDTDPKRVQQGQAEGHAVLYGDIADAELLTAARAERASLAIITVDSHVVALRTVAALSQHFPQVPVIARARDLEASSALIEAGAIHAYPEAIESSLRLGATALRMLQIPTVDIDQMLQDIRDWDYQPVIDPPREGECQMTSAQTILVATDLSAPARHSVERAFYLAASIESELCILHVMELDSLESLREALGDDVFEVKTALNSDARMRLDLLTGDAAINRGVAARTRVAEGNPLATIAAEADALDAHLVVLGARGESFLRHALLGSTAARLLRKSWRRPVLVVKQAPHEAYRRVLVAVDFSPVSLHAIRLARHWSPNADLVLLHAFELPYEGKLTFAGIDEQVIRRLVMTESEHRRKRLRDLATAAGLAPIDYSGRVIHGVPAQQIAAMEQEYDCDLIVVGKHGSHIAEELLLGSVTKHVLTESQCDVLVICDPRDAPDESP is encoded by the coding sequence ATGGTGATGGTCACCTTCCAGCGGCTGCATATTCCCTCCAGCCTCGGCTATCTCCTGGTCGGCCTGATCCTTGGACCCCACACCGTCGGACCGACCGTGCATGTCGCGGAATTCAAGGTACTGGCCGAGTTCGGCGTGGTCTTCCTGCTGTTCTCGATCGGACTCAACTACTCGCTGCCGCAACTGCATGCGATGCGCCACCAGATCCTCGGCCTCGGTACCGCGCAGGTGGCATTGACCACTGCTGCCGTGGGCACATTGCTATGGCTGGCTGGCCTGAGTCCTGCGGTGGCCTTCGTCATCGGCGCCGTCTTCGCGCAATCATCTTCCACCATCATCGGCCGGCAACTGGCCGAACAGGGCGAGGACGCGACCCCGCACGGTCGGCTCGGCCTGGCCATTTCTGTATTCCAGGATGTCACGGCCGTGCCGTTCCTGATCCTGATTCCCGTGCTGGGCGCCGCAACGGGCATGAACGCCCTCGCCGGAGAACTCGGTTGGGCCATGGCAAAAGCCGTGCTGGCGTTCACCCTTGTGTTCTATGCCGCGCGCTGGGCCTTGCGCCCGCTCTTCCACCTGGTTGCCGAACGACGTTCCTCCGAACTATTCACCCTCACGGTGTTGCTCGTGGTGCTGGCGGCCGCCTGGACGACCAATAGCCTGGGCTTGTCGCTGGCGTTTGGCGCTTTTCTGGCGGGCATGATGCTCGGCGAAACCGAGTTCCGTCATCAGGTGGAGTCCAGCATCCGTCCATTCCGCGATGTGCTGCTCGGCTTGTTCTTCGTCGGCATCGGCATGCTGATCGACCCAAGTACGCTGCCGCGCATCTGGCACTGGGCGCTGTTGGGCGCATTGCTGCTGCTATCGAGCAAGATCGTGGTCGTTGCGCTTATCGTGGGCCGCAGCGGGATGGACGCGCTCGAAGCCTGGCGAACCGCTCTGCTGCTGGCGGTGGGGGGCGAGTTTGGCTTTGCGCTGCTTGCCATCGCGCTCGAATCCAGCGTGATCGATCCGGAGGTTGGCCAGATCGTGTTGACCGCCGTCCTGTTCTCGATGGTCGCGGGAGTCCTGTTGATCCGTTACAACCAGGCGATCGCCAGCCGCCTGACCAAGCCAGTCGCCAGTGCTCCCCCGCTGGCAGACCAGCTTTCGGGGCTGCCAGCGCCTAAGGTGCTGATCGGCGGCTACGGCCGAGTCGGCCATACCATCGCGGTACTGCTGAAATCCAGCGGCGTCGATTTCGTGGCCTTCGACACCGATCCGAAGCGGGTGCAGCAAGGGCAGGCCGAGGGCCATGCCGTGCTCTACGGCGACATTGCCGATGCTGAACTGCTGACAGCGGCCCGGGCGGAGCGTGCCAGTCTGGCCATCATCACCGTCGACAGCCATGTCGTGGCACTACGGACTGTTGCCGCGTTAAGTCAGCATTTCCCGCAGGTGCCGGTAATCGCCCGCGCGCGCGATCTCGAAGCCAGTTCGGCCCTCATCGAAGCCGGGGCAATCCATGCCTATCCCGAGGCGATTGAATCCAGCCTGCGCCTGGGGGCGACCGCCTTGCGGATGTTGCAGATTCCCACCGTCGATATCGACCAAATGCTGCAAGACATACGCGACTGGGACTACCAACCCGTGATTGACCCCCCCCGTGAAGGAGAATGCCAAATGACAAGCGCCCAAACGATTCTCGTCGCCACCGATCTTTCCGCGCCGGCCCGCCATTCCGTCGAGCGTGCCTTCTACCTGGCCGCCAGCATTGAAAGCGAACTCTGCATCCTGCACGTAATGGAGCTGGATTCTCTTGAAAGCTTGCGCGAAGCGTTGGGGGACGACGTGTTTGAGGTGAAGACGGCCTTGAACAGCGATGCCCGCATGCGCCTCGACCTGTTGACCGGCGATGCGGCGATTAATCGTGGCGTCGCGGCACGAACGAGGGTCGCCGAGGGGAACCCGCTTGCCACCATCGCTGCCGAGGCCGACGCGCTGGATGCACATCTGGTGGTCCTCGGAGCCCGCGGCGAGTCCTTCTTGCGCCACGCTTTGCTGGGATCGACGGCGGCCCGCCTGCTGCGCAAGTCGTGGCGGCGGCCGGTGCTGGTGGTAAAGCAAGCGCCGCATGAAGCCTATCGCCGCGTTCTGGTCGCCGTGGATTTTTCGCCGGTGTCGCTTCATGCGATCCGTTTGGCAAGACATTGGTCGCCCAATGCCGATTTGGTCTTGTTGCATGCTTTCGAACTGCCCTACGAGGGCAAGCTGACATTCGCCGGCATCGACGAGCAGGTGATCCGCCGCCTTGTCATGACCGAAAGCGAGCATCGCCGCAAGCGGTTGCGGGATCTGGCGACTGCCGCCGGACTTGCGCCGATCGACTATTCGGGCCGTGTCATCCATGGCGTCCCAGCGCAGCAGATCGCTGCCATGGAGCAGGAATACGACTGCGACCTGATCGTCGTTGGCAAGCACGGCTCGCACATCGCCGAGGAACTGCTGCTCGGCAGCGTGACCAAGCATGTGCTGACAGAATCGCAATGCGATGTGCTGGTAATCTGCGACCCGCGCGATGCACCTGACGAGTCGCCATGA
- a CDS encoding YnfA family protein, with product MERPLELLRLSLLFAITALAEIVGCYLPWLVLRQDRPLYLLIPAAASLALFAWLLTLHPTAAGRTYAAYGGMYIAVALLWLKFVDGVSLTRWDALGATIALIGMAVIALQPSTT from the coding sequence ATGGAGCGACCGTTGGAACTCCTACGTCTAAGCCTTTTATTTGCCATAACGGCACTGGCTGAAATTGTCGGCTGTTATCTCCCTTGGCTCGTTCTTCGGCAAGACAGGCCGCTGTACTTGTTAATACCTGCTGCAGCGTCATTGGCCCTTTTTGCTTGGCTTCTTACGCTACATCCCACCGCAGCAGGGCGAACTTACGCAGCCTATGGTGGTATGTATATCGCTGTCGCGCTGCTCTGGCTGAAATTCGTAGATGGCGTTTCATTGACCCGATGGGATGCCCTGGGTGCGACGATTGCGCTCATTGGCATGGCCGTTATCGCACTACAACCGTCAACTACCTGA
- a CDS encoding IS1182 family transposase, with translation MKRFIQGEDRTQSTLLPELLDEYIAEANPVRVVDVYVDELDLGKLGFEGGDPAATGRPAYHPAVLLKLYIYGYLNRIQSSRRLEREAQRNVELMWLTGRLTPDFKTIANFRKDNGKAIRGVCKQFVVLCQQLGLFSEAVVAIDGSKFKAVNNRDRNFTSAKLQRRMEEIESSINRYLVELDSADRQEPAVAQLKTERLHDKIAALKDQMKALKEIEVQLNETPDKQISLTDPDARSMKTRGTGIVGYNVQTAVDAKNHLIVAHEVTNDGIDRNQLSSMAVQARTAIGTETLTAIADRGYFKGEEILACHEAGITAIVPKTMTSSAKAGGRFDKADFIYDAATNEFQCPAGERLIWRFSAIENGMKISRYWSSHCPRCAIKEKCTPSDYRRVSRWEHQAVLDDMQTRLDRAADSMRIRRQTVEHPFGTIKSWMGSAHFLTKTLKRVSTEMSLHVLAYNLKRVMKILGPEVLMAQMRG, from the coding sequence ATGAAGCGATTCATACAGGGAGAAGACAGGACGCAAAGCACCTTGCTGCCCGAACTCCTCGACGAGTACATTGCTGAAGCCAATCCAGTGCGGGTGGTTGATGTGTATGTTGATGAACTCGATCTGGGCAAGCTCGGATTCGAAGGGGGCGATCCGGCAGCCACCGGTCGGCCGGCCTACCACCCTGCCGTGCTCCTGAAGCTGTACATCTACGGTTACCTCAACCGCATTCAGTCCAGCCGCCGCCTTGAACGCGAAGCCCAACGCAACGTCGAACTCATGTGGCTGACCGGTCGCCTGACACCTGACTTTAAGACCATTGCCAATTTCCGCAAAGACAACGGCAAGGCGATCCGCGGTGTCTGCAAACAGTTTGTCGTGCTGTGCCAGCAATTGGGCCTGTTCTCGGAAGCCGTGGTCGCCATCGACGGCAGCAAGTTCAAGGCCGTCAATAACCGTGACCGGAATTTCACCAGTGCCAAGCTGCAACGACGGATGGAAGAAATTGAGTCGAGTATCAACCGCTACCTGGTCGAACTCGACAGCGCCGATCGGCAGGAACCGGCTGTGGCGCAGCTCAAGACAGAACGGCTGCACGACAAGATCGCGGCGCTCAAAGATCAGATGAAGGCGCTCAAGGAGATCGAAGTCCAACTCAATGAAACACCTGACAAGCAGATATCCCTGACCGACCCCGATGCGCGTTCCATGAAGACGCGCGGCACCGGCATCGTGGGCTACAACGTACAAACGGCGGTGGATGCCAAGAACCATCTGATTGTGGCCCACGAGGTCACCAACGACGGAATCGACCGGAACCAACTGTCTTCGATGGCCGTGCAGGCACGGACGGCGATCGGAACCGAAACTCTTACGGCCATTGCTGATCGAGGGTATTTCAAGGGCGAGGAAATTCTGGCCTGTCACGAAGCTGGGATTACGGCGATTGTTCCGAAGACCATGACCTCGTCTGCCAAAGCGGGCGGGCGGTTCGACAAGGCAGACTTCATCTACGATGCCGCCACCAATGAGTTTCAGTGCCCGGCCGGGGAGCGTTTGATCTGGCGCTTCTCAGCTATCGAGAATGGGATGAAGATCAGTCGTTACTGGAGTTCGCATTGCCCGAGGTGTGCCATCAAAGAGAAATGCACGCCCAGCGACTACCGCCGTGTCAGTCGATGGGAACACCAGGCGGTGCTCGATGACATGCAGACGCGCCTTGATCGAGCCGCCGACAGCATGCGGATCCGACGCCAAACCGTTGAGCATCCGTTCGGCACCATCAAGTCATGGATGGGGAGCGCGCATTTCCTGACCAAGACCCTGAAGCGAGTTAGTACGGAAATGAGCCTGCACGTCCTCGCCTATAACCTCAAGCGAGTGATGAAGATTCTTGGCCCTGAGGTTCTAATGGCGCAGATGCGGGGCTAA